The genomic segment CTATGGAGATAAATGAGAAGTTTAATAACtttatggatttttttatttgaagtgtATAATATTCAGGGACGGATTTCCAGCTCTTCTTTCCATCCTTTGTCAGCTACAGAAGTGCCAAATGATAGGTTTCAgcctcttctttcttttaccAGTGTCACCCAAATACAATGTAGAGGAAAtcattataaaaatgaaatccTCTATATGTGCCCTGAGTTCTATGCCTGCAGCACTAGTGAAATTACGTATGCCTGCTCTTAGCCCTTTTATAACACAGGTTATATATTGTTCCCTTCAAACTGGGAATGTTCCACCTGTACTTAAAACTGCCATTACCCAACCTATCCTTAAGAGGCCTATACTGGAGCTGGATGTTTTGGCTAATTTCAGGTCTATCTCTGCCGTTTTTTATCAAAAGTGCTGGAGAAAGTTGTAGCTGTTCATcttcaagaacacctcagtcataacCATCTCTATGAAAAGTTCCAGTCTGGATGCTGTGCCTTTCACAGTACTGAAACATCCCTCCTGAAAGTGACAAATGACCTTTTGATGGTAGCAAATAGGCTTTAGGTATTAAATATGTTCTGTATCCTCTGGAGTTCTGCAGGGATTGTTCCTGGGCCCCATTCTTATTACTATTTCTATGCTTCACCTCGGAGATATTATCGGTTGGCATGGCATGTCATTTCacctttatgctgatgatatgcAGCTGTATAAGAAGGTCCCTTCTACTCACTCTATAGTCATCTCCAAGCTTAATACCTGTTTGGTGGAGATAACTAAACAGATTAATCACtaatttatcattatcaaccttacatataaaaactcagcagACAATGTATGATCACGGTCATTTTGGATAACAagtaaaatgactatatttgcattgtatatACTGCAAGCCCCTGTTAGTATCACttccactgcaaaaaaaaaggtcaTATTTCTCAAAAATGAACCGAACCTACTCTACATTACTGGTTACACctaaacaactgaattatgcatacAATTTTCTTAAATtgtgaaattcctctttaactttTACAATCGAGATTATATTTGAAGCGATATTACATCTTGAATATAATGCTAAATGGTGATAGatgtttaaagttttttttttattatttttccattGTTGTGTGCTGGGATAATCTTGATAACAGCTAATCACAGTATATTCCCATCACTGTAGTCTAGCATAAACCACTAATGAATAACAGCACAATATACTCATATACAGTCAGCCACTATATTAACATCACAGGGCGTAtcagaaatgtaaaatatataatagtCCACAAATTCACAGTATAAGACTGAATAcaacaattacattttacatgtcCTTCACTTGGTTAAAAAAACAAGTCAAGGACAGAGGATGGCTCTTACAAATAGTGTTCCAGAGTGAATGTATGGAGTAGAACAGAGTGTACCAGCCTCCACTATACGCTTCTGGTTTTCTCAGGACTCTATAAAAACTTTCACGTGTCATTGTGCCCTACAAACTGGCTCTTGGGTCCAGCACTTTTTATAGACAGGAAAGTAAAATACCTTCTCTGATGTAAGACAGCATGTGATGGGCGGAGGATTTGTTCCACAGAACCCTCTCGCGTGATTCGCTGTGGCGACAGCCTGCAGTGTCACTCGTAGCTGTGGAGGGACGGGCGGAGCCTGAATACTGAATGAGGAAGTAGTTGAAAGCGGTAACCGCAAGCACTTACCGGTCAAGTCTGTACTGGCGGTCACCACTCATAGTTCAGCCGGAAAAACAGCGACAACGAgccaaaacaagacaaacaaacaaaaccatgaAGATCTGGACGTCGGAGCACATTTTCAAGTGAGTGCTGAATATTTAGTGGTTTCTTCTCGACGCCAAATCATGTCGGACGACGTCGTTTGTTAATCTAGCGGCTTGTTAGCTAACTAGCGGTTAGAACGAGGATAGTCACGTGTAAGTCAGCTATCCTCGCGTTGATGCGGGTCTTGGGTGAATATCGCAGTTGAAGCATCTACAGGGTAAACCTTTGGATCCCTTTTTTGCGGTCGAATTAATTAAAAATCTTGTTTTGCTAACCAGGGAGACGTTTCTACTgattagctagctggctaacctAGCGTTAGCAGGCTGAAGGAAAGCCTCGACCTTGGCCGCCCCTGTGATGTGTGGCTGAAGTTGATGGCGCTATCGCTGCATAGTTTAACGTAGTTAGTTAACCTAGTTAGTTAACTGGGGAGGGAATTAAAGGGCACACTTTAGCTGGTGATGCCGAAGTATAAGTGGTTATGTCCTAATTTGAGGGTGTATCTATTGCTGGAGATTAGCTACGATAACTCCTTTCATTGACTGAGTGGCTGGCTAACGTTAACTAGCAAGAGGACCATGTTAGGTCGTCTAAGATCCAGCATGTGTGTAATTAAGTTTACAATCTTGTGTTGGCCCCTTTTAAGAGAAATCCTTGAAGTACGGGAAGAACCTTGAAACGTCTCGGTGTGGTAACTATGGACCCCGTAGGTTAAATAAACTGTTCTGACGCTGGAGGCCGTGCTGTAGATTGGTGGTCTGTTCTAAAGGCTTTTTGTAATCTCCGTTTTCTCAGATTTCACGAAATGTGAGTTCACTCCTGCCTTGAGTAGCTAGAGAGTAGTTTGGAGACAAGTTTCCTTTCTCTAGTACAAATACTGAACCTGAAAGCTGACCTCAGCtaagttattattgttttatgagCTAGGAATTCTCTAAAACGGTATTTCCAGGGGTTAGGGCATTGGTCAGATTAGCCGTCATGTATGTGTCTGTAACGCGTTTGCGGTTGTTTCTTTAATTGTCCACTGAAAGAATCTGCATGACGGTCAGATGTACGTATTTGAACACGGTGTACTATAACGGTGCATGTTAGAGTTGATCTTTCAGCTGTGGACCCACATCTACAGCACGCCGTAGTAGGCGATAGTGTTTCAGTACTATTACGCTGCATTGCATAACTATCCTTCACAGTAGTGTGACCCTTCCCCTACATGGTGACGCAGTACGACGTCACTCAACGCGCGTGGTATCTGCCGCAAGAGTAGAAACAGGGCTTTGAGGAGTGTCGACGACTTTTATACGATTTAAACGCTAGATATGTCAGTTCGTTCtgtatcttattttattttctcaataTTCTGTACTTCTTATACTTGATGTACTGTAATTATTCTGCTACATTTAAGTTATTGCTCTAGGCTGATACTAGGCAAGCGATGGGCAGAAGAAATGTTGCCAGTTCCTTTGTACATACATCCTGAAATGTCCATTGTGAATGAACATAACGAAGTCTTACTTATGTTAGTACTGTTTCACGTCAGACCTTTTACTCTGCTCATGTGTGATGGAGAATTCGATTACTATAAAGTCATGCTTCTTGGATCAGAGCAGTATAACaatacaaagattttttttctctctccgtAGTTTGCaagctgttttatattttagattAAATATCTGTCACATTCCTATTACGTGGTTAGTCTGGTCTGCAACCATACGCAACTGTGCCTAAACATGTTGCAattttgcaagttttttttaaattacatggGATTCATGTCTTGATATCTTAtctgtaaaaatatgtaaaaacagtaaagacaatgccttatttgtgttctgttttttttttctttctttcttaaaatAAAGCCACCCATGGGAGACCGTGACCAAAGCAGCAATGCAGAAGTACCCAAACCCCATGAACCCCAGTGTGTTTGGGGTAGATGTGCTAGACCGCACTGTGGACCAGCAAGGCCGCCTTCACAGCAAACGCCTGCTCAGCACAGAATGGGGCCTCCCATCTATTGTTAAATCAGTAAGAGACGGACgactgtttcttttttattgtattatcttGTCCTTTCTCTTTGCTGATGAGTTAAATAGCACTAGAACAAAAGTTGTTTTATTAGGTTTCAAAAATAGTGTGGCTGCATTGTGCATATGGGAATGTGTAAACTCCATCGATAAGATtgacacatttcacattttgcatGTGTACATGCATTTACTTCATGTGCCATTTTAATCTCTGGTTGCTCCTTGCCACCCAGCCAAGTAAGTCCATCAAGTTTTTACCTACCTTACATATCTCATTGTCACCTGGCATATATTCTTCCCAGGGTGATTTCATTAATCCTTGGGAAATTTACAaggtaaacaaaataaaaattagcAGGCTGATGAAAGTAAAGTGAAGAAGAGACTGGATAACTAGTTTCAGCTTTACTTTTCtaacaaatatttgtagaaaaCTGTTCAGAAtgggggtcctttctgtgtggagtttgcatgatctccccgtgtctgtgtgggtttcctccagtttcctcccacagtccatagacatgcagtcaggccgactggacatgctaaattgcccctaggtgtgagtgtgtgagtgattgtgtatgtctgtctgtctgccctgcgatggactggcgacctgtccagggtgtatcctgatTTCCACCCAATGGCCCctgggataggctgcagcaATGGTTGTGAAGCTGTGCACATAGTTTAGTATGCTTGgggaaaaacagcaaatataCACTACCTGATACACTTCCAGGTGCAGACATACTTCTGCTAGTTATTGGCCCCATGTAGCATGGTAGCTTGCTGCAACTATGTTTGAACATGACAAACATTTAGAGCTATGAgttaaaattgtttttgaaGACAAAACAAGTAGTAAAAATACCATTAGTTTACTGTTCATTCTGAAGATTTTCAAACTTATTTTCAGCCATTTATACAGTACCATGAAAACCTCATACCAGCACATGTCTAGTACATGCTGTTCGGTTCACCCCTGTGGTGTCTTGTTTCATGCAGTATCATTTGCAGTTTGTGTCCTGGTGTAAATTGGCTGCCCCTCTCTCATTGTGAGAGTTGAGCTCCAGTCATATTCTGTCCCTTGCACATTCTCACATTCACATGATAGAATTGTTTGCCCACCATGAAATTTGGTATTGTTAGTACACTGATTCTACTCCTTAGGTCTCATGTGATGTCTGTAAAACAGAAGCCCTGTTTTGATGCTCTTGACTTGTTGAAGTGGTTGTTTAGCTGCCAGCCTTTTTTCTGTGAGTATTTTCTTTATCTAGTAATGGTTAATGATGTATGATAAATCccatttgtttctttgttttcacaGATTATTGGTAATGCACGAACATGTACGTATGTTCAAGAGCACTCTGTTGTGGATCCTAAAGAGAAAACTTTGGAACTTAAGTCGACAAATgtaagatctttttttttttttttttttttccccaaaagcTAAGCAGAAAGGAAACAATCTGCTTGGCCAATTATTTCTTTACTCCATTATAAAACATCTTACACACTAGGTGCCTTTACTCTTTATAACTATTACTTCTGGTGTATGTGTTGATGACCTAAAGACTAAGGTGTTTTAACAGTCAAATGAAATGGTTGCACAAATATTAGACACACAGTTAATGTCATATAAACACTTTTATGTTCACAGATTACATTTACCAACATGGTGTCTGTGGATGAAAGGCTCATCTACAAACCGCATCCTGAAGAACCAGAAAAGTAAGCCCTccattattcatgttttatacTGCCTGAAGACAAATTTGTGAACCTGTTACACATTCTTGTTTCTTCAGttcttgtccattttatgagtTTTACTTATCATGTAGTGTGTTTTACAGTTGTGCAACTATAGACTGTTgtgcatctctttctctccataaTTTTGTAGAGCGCTTTTATTCTGTTAATGGCTAGGATCCCTCAAAAGCAGGTgttctttgggtggtggatcattctcagtgcttCAGAGATTGGGCCTATTGCAGATATTGCATAATTGCCtaaataaagttatttttaagttattttgTAAACTAAGGCAGTCATAAAAGGAACATGCATGAATTGTTGGCTTCACTTAATGCCCAAATAGCCTtgccttatatctccatttttaactACTCTGTTGTTACAGTATAATGTTTAGCCATGTACACGTATGCTTAAATCGTTCTGATGACATGAGTGTGAATTTTGTTGATGGTGTCACAGGACTGTGCTGACACAAGAAGCAATTATTTCTGTGAAGGGAGTCAGTTTGAGCAGCTACCTGGAGGGGCTTATGGCAAACACCATCTCGACCAATGCAGGAAAGGTGGGATCATTGGAGCCATTCTTCTGTTTGTCTATCAATTAGTGCAACACGTGCTGCTTCACTGTGTAGTAGAAAGTATGGGTAGATCATTTTGAAGTAGTCTGCTTTTCAGCTAATAATTTACTAATATTTTAGATTATCCAATTCCTTTCAATCCAAGATAAAGACgacacaagtaaacacatgtAAACCTAATAATTGGTTGTGCCAGTAACAATTGCAATCAAACGTTTTCAATAACTAGCGGTTACTGTTTTACATTGCTGTGGAGGAACGTAAGCCCATTCTTCTTTgaagaattgttttaattcagctACATTGGAGGGTTTTTGAGCATGCAATGTCTTGCTGCAGCATTGCAGTGGGATTCAAATCCGGACTTTGACGGTCTCGCAAACCTTTTGGGTTTCTTTTGAGAtcttcagaggtggacttgcttgtgtgcttcagATCAGTGTCCTTCTGCATAACCCAACTTTAGGGCAAAAACGGACTGGTGGACATTAGGGGTGAGCGATATGGCtctaaaataatatcacaaaattTCAGGGTATTTTTGCGATAATGATTGGTGATatgacaaaacactgaatagcattttattaatttcaaaaacatgctattgcagcaaaataaatgttaatgttttatttagtataatttttttcaaatattcagtagacaaaaaaacTGATTCTGATTGAGATATTAGtaggattattaacagattattaggatgcatgtaaacactgctaTCGGCTGTTGAGCACTCTTCGTGGCATTAGCCACGTTTGCTAGATTACGGAATGGAATAactccatgtaaacacctcaatcggaatagtctagtccgattgaggccattcggaatacaatttctatcagATTGAATGAgctgggtaaacctctaaataatccgttagataaaagaataatatccgtgtaaacgcctgaatccaaTTACATTCCAATCGGAATTTGAatgtacgttctgcgcatgcgcgccATAGGGAAAGgtttataacattcaacatggcggagcagaaactggtctgcagaggagacgaagttcatgctctgagctttaaaagatggcagtgggacggacgtccagcttatgtgtctcagaacacgacgtatTCCTCTCaccgcttcctttataagtata from the Pygocentrus nattereri isolate fPygNat1 chromosome 30, fPygNat1.pri, whole genome shotgun sequence genome contains:
- the prelid3b gene encoding PRELI domain containing protein 3B, which gives rise to MKIWTSEHIFNHPWETVTKAAMQKYPNPMNPSVFGVDVLDRTVDQQGRLHSKRLLSTEWGLPSIVKSIIGNARTCTYVQEHSVVDPKEKTLELKSTNITFTNMVSVDERLIYKPHPEEPEKTVLTQEAIISVKGVSLSSYLEGLMANTISTNAGKGREAMEWVIRRLNAEIEELAITARGSIRTPMAAAVTEK